Proteins encoded together in one Salarias fasciatus chromosome 17, fSalaFa1.1, whole genome shotgun sequence window:
- the chpt1 gene encoding cholinephosphotransferase 1, with amino-acid sequence MPPFLWPEPLSAAQLKRLEEHKYSASGRSLFEPPCQIYWNWLVQQIPTWVAPNTLTIVGLAINILSTVVLVYYCPTATEEAPSWAFLMSALGLFIYQSLDAIDGKQARRTNSSSPLGELFDHGCDAVSTVFVAVGTCISCGIGRYPNWIFFCGFIGMFMFFCAHWQTYVSGTLRFGLVDVTEVQFAIIIMYLMSAFGGVSLWQTTLPVIGLQLIVFPIIGIVGGALYSCYNYFHVILNGGVGKNGSTVADTSVLSPGLHIGLILTLAFIIFKKSSSHLFEHHPCLYLLAFGLVIAKISNKLVIAHMTKSELSLPDTAFIGPGLLFLNQYFNSFIDEHIVLWIAMVLSLVDLSRYCTGVCLQIASHLRIRVFSITPQSHAHRD; translated from the exons ATGCCACCCTTCTTGTGGCCAGAGCCGCTGTCAGCCGCTCAGCTGAAGCGGCTGGAGGAGCATAAATACAGCGCTTCGGGTCGGTCCCTCTTCGAGCCTCCGTGTCAGATCTACTGGAACTGGCTCGTTCAGCAAATCCCCACTTGGGTCGCACCAAATACGCTGACTATTGTCGGACTGGCGATCAATATCCTCTCCACGGTGGTGCTTGTGTATTACTGTCCCACGGCAACAGAAGAG gctCCATCATGGGCGTTCCTCATGTCCGCTCTGGGCCTCTTCATCTACCAGTCTCTGGACGCCATCGATGGAAAACAGGCCCGGAGGACCAACAGCAGCTCGCCGCTCGGCGAGCTCTTCGACCACGGCTGTGACGCCGTGTCCACAG tcTTTGTGGCTGTGGGAACCTGCATATCCTGCGGAATCGGACGGTATCCAAACTGGATCTTCTTCTGCGGTTTCATCGGgatgttcatgtttttctgcGCTCACTGGCAGACCTACGTGTCCGGCACACTCCGGTTCGGCCT CGTCGACGTGACGGAGGTGCAGTTCGCCATCATCATCATGTACCTGATGTCTGCGTTCGGAGGAGTGAGCCTCTGGCAAACCACG TTGCCCGTCATCGGACTGCAGCTCATCGTCTTCCCAATCATCGGCATTGTGGGCGGCGCCCTCTACTCCTGCTACAACTACTTCCACGTCATTTTGAACGGGGGCGTCGGTAAAAACGGCTCCACCGTGGCT GACACCAGCGTGCTGAGTCCCGGCCTGCACATCGGCCTCATCCTCACGCTGGCCTTCATCATCTTCAAGAAGTCGTCCAGCCATCTCTTCGAGCACCACCCGTGTTTGTACCTCCTGGCCTTCGGCCTGGTCATCGCCAAGATCTCCAACAAGCTGGTG ATAGCGCACATGACCAAGAGCGAGCTCAGCCTCCCCGACACGGCTTTCATCGGGCccggcctcctcttcctcaaccAGTACTTCAACAGCTTCATCGACGAGCACATCGTCCTCTGGATAGCGATG GTGCTGTCCCTTGTGGACCTGTCGCGGTACTGCACGGGCGTCTGCCTCCAGATCGCCTCCCACCTGCGCATCCGGGTCTTCAGCATCACGCCGCAGAGCCACGCCCACCGCGACTGA